From one Catenuloplanes nepalensis genomic stretch:
- a CDS encoding LysE family translocator, translating into MHLTVTHLAAFAGVMALGTMSPGPDFAIVLRHAVASGRRAGFATAVGIATGILGWVLLAAAGVAALVATSPVAYLSMKLIGAAYLVFVGLRTLWTAISARRDLPPDTHADLARLAVAFDVPRHRRRRLPWLSLLAWDRRHWSAFRAGLVTNVFNPKVAVFFLALLPQFLPEHPTAGDTLVLAAVSFAVTAGWFTTVTLVVGAMKRLLDRRAVRRGLDTLMGSALLALGLRLAIEH; encoded by the coding sequence ATGCATCTGACCGTTACGCACCTTGCCGCCTTCGCGGGAGTGATGGCGCTCGGCACGATGTCCCCCGGCCCGGACTTCGCGATCGTTCTGCGCCACGCCGTCGCCTCCGGCCGCCGGGCCGGGTTCGCGACCGCGGTCGGCATCGCCACCGGCATCCTCGGCTGGGTCCTCCTCGCCGCCGCCGGCGTGGCCGCGCTGGTCGCCACGTCGCCAGTCGCATACCTGTCGATGAAGCTGATCGGCGCGGCCTACCTGGTCTTCGTCGGCCTCCGCACACTCTGGACCGCGATCTCCGCCCGCCGCGACCTGCCCCCGGACACCCACGCCGACCTGGCCCGGCTCGCCGTCGCGTTCGACGTCCCCCGCCACCGCCGCCGCCGGCTGCCCTGGCTCTCACTGCTCGCCTGGGACCGCCGTCACTGGTCCGCGTTCCGCGCCGGCCTGGTCACCAACGTCTTCAACCCCAAGGTTGCGGTGTTCTTCCTGGCGCTGCTTCCGCAGTTCCTGCCCGAGCACCCCACCGCCGGCGACACGCTCGTCCTCGCGGCCGTCTCGTTCGCCGTCACCGCCGGCTGGTTCACCACGGTCACGCTGGTCGTCGGCGCCATGAAACGCCTCCTCGACCGCCGCGCCGTCCGCCGCGGCCTCGACACCCTGATGGGCTCCGCCCTGCTCGCCCTCGGCCTCCGCCTCGCCATCGAACACTGA
- a CDS encoding DeoR/GlpR family DNA-binding transcription regulator, translating into MDRYVRWNALLELLTDSGRVSVEDAAAHLNVSQATIRRDFDQLAQQQMIIRTRGGAVANGVSYDLPLRYKTAKHSAEKQRIGAAAAALVAPGQVVGLNGGTTTTEVARALAVRPDLNTNAEGTQLTVVTNALNIANELLVRSQMKIVVAGGVVRPQSFELVGPLGGALLREVTLDVVLLGVNAIDVKLGAAAHHEGEAAMNSLMVGRAKRVVIIADSSKLGGHAFARICAIDRVETLVTDSGAAPSVVSDFETAGVRVITA; encoded by the coding sequence GTGGATCGGTATGTGCGCTGGAACGCACTGCTGGAGCTCCTCACGGACAGCGGCCGGGTCAGCGTGGAGGACGCCGCGGCCCACCTGAACGTGTCGCAGGCGACCATCCGGCGCGACTTCGACCAGCTCGCCCAGCAGCAGATGATCATCCGTACCCGTGGTGGTGCGGTGGCGAACGGCGTCTCCTACGACCTCCCGCTGCGCTACAAGACCGCGAAGCATTCGGCCGAGAAGCAGCGCATCGGCGCCGCGGCCGCCGCGCTGGTCGCGCCCGGCCAGGTCGTCGGCCTCAACGGAGGCACCACCACGACCGAGGTCGCCCGCGCGCTCGCCGTCCGCCCCGATCTGAACACCAACGCCGAGGGCACCCAGCTCACCGTGGTCACGAACGCGCTCAACATCGCGAACGAGCTGCTGGTCCGCTCCCAGATGAAGATCGTCGTGGCCGGCGGCGTGGTCCGCCCGCAGTCCTTCGAGCTGGTCGGCCCGCTCGGCGGCGCGCTGCTGCGCGAGGTCACGCTGGACGTCGTCCTGCTCGGCGTGAACGCGATCGACGTGAAGCTCGGCGCCGCCGCCCACCACGAGGGCGAGGCCGCCATGAACTCCCTGATGGTCGGCCGCGCCAAACGCGTCGTCATCATCGCCGACTCGTCCAAGCTCGGCGGCCACGCCTTCGCCCGCATCTGCGCCATCGACCGCGTCGAAACCCTGGTCACCGACTCCGGCGCCGCCCCCTCCGTGGTCTCCGACTTCGAAACCGCCGGCGTCCGCGTCATCACCGCCTGA
- a CDS encoding SIS domain-containing protein produces the protein MAYVDEELASQPDCWRTAAALAPEHAAVLGRPGERVAVTGCGTSWFMAMAYATLRERAGLGETDAFQSSEFPITRRYDRVVAITRSGTTTEVTALLTAQADSGTPTTVIVGDSAAPAAHLATDVVAMPFADERSVVQTRFATSALALLRAHLGENLDDAITDAEVAVRTPLPVDPALAEQITFLGRGWTIGLAQEAALKCREAANFWAEAYPAMDYRHGPIAIAGPHRVVWAFGEVPAGLDETVAATGATFVHSSGHCGHTALGSWNGGRVPLDPMADLILAQRFAVSLATARGLDPDAPRNLTRSVVLA, from the coding sequence ATGGCTTACGTCGACGAAGAACTCGCCAGTCAGCCCGACTGCTGGCGCACCGCCGCCGCCCTCGCCCCGGAGCACGCCGCCGTGCTCGGCCGGCCCGGCGAGCGCGTGGCCGTGACCGGCTGCGGCACATCCTGGTTCATGGCCATGGCCTACGCGACGCTGCGTGAACGGGCCGGCCTGGGCGAGACGGACGCGTTCCAATCCTCTGAATTCCCGATCACCCGGCGGTACGACCGGGTCGTCGCGATCACCCGGTCCGGTACCACGACCGAGGTGACCGCCCTGCTCACCGCGCAGGCGGACAGCGGCACGCCGACCACCGTGATCGTCGGTGACTCCGCCGCGCCGGCCGCGCACCTGGCCACGGACGTGGTCGCGATGCCGTTCGCGGACGAGCGCTCGGTCGTGCAGACCCGGTTCGCCACCAGCGCGCTCGCGTTGCTCCGCGCGCACCTGGGCGAGAACCTGGACGACGCGATCACGGACGCCGAGGTCGCGGTGCGCACGCCGTTGCCGGTCGACCCGGCCCTGGCCGAACAGATCACATTCCTCGGCCGCGGCTGGACGATCGGGCTGGCGCAGGAGGCCGCGCTCAAGTGCCGCGAGGCCGCGAACTTCTGGGCCGAGGCGTACCCGGCGATGGACTACCGGCACGGCCCGATCGCGATCGCCGGGCCGCACCGGGTGGTGTGGGCGTTCGGCGAGGTCCCGGCCGGGCTGGACGAGACGGTCGCGGCGACCGGCGCCACGTTCGTGCACAGCAGCGGGCACTGCGGGCACACCGCGCTCGGCAGCTGGAACGGCGGCCGGGTGCCGCTCGACCCGATGGCCGACCTGATCCTTGCCCAGCGCTTCGCGGTCTCGCTGGCCACCGCGCGCGGCCTCGACCCGGACGCGCCACGCAACCTGACCCGATCGGTCGTCCTGGCGTGA
- a CDS encoding DUF3263 domain-containing protein: MVVRVSSMSAEGIEEDDSDPAGVPAPRPAPEEPALVEREVRILEFEKRWWRHAGAKEQAIRDEFGLSSTRYYQLLNGLLDNPLALAHDPVLVGRLRRLRASRAR; this comes from the coding sequence ATGGTGGTTAGGGTGAGCAGCATGAGTGCGGAGGGCATCGAGGAAGACGATTCCGATCCGGCCGGGGTGCCGGCGCCGCGGCCCGCGCCGGAGGAGCCGGCGCTGGTGGAGCGTGAAGTGCGGATCCTCGAGTTCGAGAAGCGGTGGTGGCGGCACGCGGGGGCCAAGGAGCAGGCGATCCGCGATGAGTTCGGGCTGTCCTCGACGCGTTACTACCAGCTGCTCAACGGGCTGCTGGACAATCCGCTGGCGCTAGCGCACGATCCGGTCCTGGTCGGGCGTCTGCGGCGCCTGCGCGCCTCCCGCGCCCGCTGA
- a CDS encoding AAA family ATPase — translation MSDAELTLTAMLRPAALDARRGIVRLHPEVLAALGLHAGDPVRLSGQRTTAGIVALAEPTSSRAILYADDLILGNLGLREGGQITIASIPTTGARRVVLSGSPEIVVAVSADMLRLALLGKVVTAGDDVSLLPQDVLPDATTLGLVQTARRSLANTVGFGWTTTLLRVESVEDSDGALVTMDTVVTWAGGGHTTHGQTFNAQPAAVRRAPAPGPARSGAPGPGVRGSGAPGFSAPGFGAPGSGTSGSGASGGTAFVSAASAAASAASSASSAEPIEAEIVEDDEVVPPVEDLPGLRAQAHELSELLDLGFHHREVLGRLGATVSLGVLITGPAGSGKGVLVRSVAASVGARVTALWAPELVALSNEAAARRLRAAADTISGGDKPGVLLVADVDALVPRADAGPLATVFRQVIAALIKAGTAVVCTSSRPEELDPALRAPDLLSVQISVSLPDAVLRREQLDVLTRGMPLAEDVRLDDVAGRTPGFVAADLSALTREAAVRAALRQKAEAPETPTITMADFSAALEVVRPTSMAESTLELARVTLDDVGDMAEVKQLLTESVLWPLTYPDTFARLGVQAPRGVLLYGPPGCGKTYLVKAVAGSGKANVLSVKGAELLSKWVGESERAVRELFRRAREAAPTLVFLDEVDALAPVRGQASDGGTTDRVVAALLTELDGVESLRNVVVIGATNRPDLIDPALLRPGRLERVVYVPPPDAEARTAILRAAAKPVPLADDVDLAALGTDLENFSAADCAALIREAALAAMRESLDATSVTATHVATARTRVRPSLDPAQVAHLAAYADSRSR, via the coding sequence GTGAGCGATGCTGAGCTGACGCTGACCGCCATGCTGCGACCGGCCGCGCTGGACGCGCGCCGCGGGATCGTGCGACTCCACCCCGAGGTGCTGGCCGCGCTGGGCCTGCACGCCGGCGACCCGGTCCGGCTGTCCGGGCAGCGCACCACCGCGGGCATCGTGGCACTCGCGGAGCCGACGTCGAGCCGCGCGATCCTCTACGCGGACGACCTGATCCTCGGCAACCTCGGGCTGCGCGAGGGCGGGCAGATCACGATCGCGTCGATCCCGACGACCGGCGCGCGCCGCGTGGTGCTGTCCGGCTCGCCGGAGATCGTGGTCGCGGTCTCCGCCGACATGCTGCGGCTCGCGCTGCTCGGCAAGGTGGTCACGGCCGGCGACGACGTGTCGCTGCTGCCGCAGGACGTGCTGCCGGACGCCACCACGCTGGGCCTGGTGCAGACCGCACGGCGCAGCCTGGCCAACACGGTCGGCTTCGGCTGGACGACCACGCTGCTGCGCGTGGAGTCCGTGGAGGACTCCGACGGCGCGCTGGTCACCATGGACACGGTGGTCACCTGGGCCGGCGGCGGTCACACCACGCACGGCCAGACCTTCAATGCCCAACCAGCGGCGGTACGCCGTGCGCCCGCCCCCGGCCCGGCACGCTCCGGCGCGCCCGGTCCGGGTGTGCGCGGTTCCGGTGCTCCCGGTTTCAGTGCTCCCGGTTTCGGTGCTCCCGGTTCAGGTACGTCCGGTTCCGGTGCGTCCGGCGGCACCGCCTTCGTTTCCGCCGCATCGGCCGCGGCCTCGGCGGCCTCGTCAGCCTCGTCGGCCGAGCCGATCGAGGCGGAGATCGTCGAGGACGACGAGGTCGTACCGCCGGTGGAGGACCTGCCCGGTCTTCGGGCTCAGGCCCACGAGCTGAGTGAGCTGCTCGACCTCGGCTTCCACCACCGTGAGGTGCTGGGCCGGCTCGGCGCGACCGTCTCGCTCGGCGTGCTGATCACCGGCCCGGCCGGATCCGGCAAGGGCGTGCTGGTCCGGTCCGTCGCGGCCTCGGTCGGCGCGCGCGTGACCGCGCTCTGGGCACCGGAGCTGGTCGCGCTCAGCAACGAGGCCGCGGCCCGCCGACTGCGCGCCGCCGCGGACACGATCTCCGGCGGCGACAAGCCCGGCGTGCTGCTGGTCGCGGACGTGGACGCGCTGGTCCCGCGCGCCGACGCCGGACCGCTGGCGACCGTGTTCCGGCAGGTCATCGCCGCCCTGATCAAGGCGGGCACGGCCGTGGTCTGCACCAGCAGCCGGCCCGAGGAGCTGGACCCGGCGCTGCGCGCGCCCGACCTGCTGTCCGTGCAGATCAGCGTGTCACTGCCGGACGCGGTGCTGCGCCGCGAGCAGCTGGACGTGCTGACCCGGGGCATGCCGCTGGCCGAGGACGTGCGGCTGGACGACGTGGCCGGCCGTACCCCCGGTTTCGTCGCCGCGGACCTGTCCGCGCTGACCCGGGAGGCCGCGGTGCGCGCCGCGCTGCGGCAGAAGGCGGAGGCGCCGGAAACGCCGACGATCACGATGGCGGACTTCTCGGCCGCGCTGGAGGTGGTCCGGCCGACCTCGATGGCCGAGTCCACGCTGGAGCTGGCCCGGGTCACGCTGGACGACGTCGGCGACATGGCCGAGGTCAAGCAGCTGCTCACCGAGTCGGTGCTGTGGCCGCTGACCTATCCGGACACGTTCGCCCGGCTCGGCGTGCAGGCTCCGCGCGGCGTGCTGCTCTACGGGCCGCCCGGCTGCGGAAAGACCTACCTGGTGAAGGCGGTGGCGGGCTCGGGTAAGGCGAACGTGCTCTCGGTCAAGGGCGCGGAGCTGCTCAGCAAGTGGGTCGGCGAGAGCGAGCGCGCGGTCCGCGAACTGTTCCGCCGCGCCCGCGAGGCCGCGCCCACGCTGGTGTTCCTGGACGAGGTGGACGCGCTCGCGCCGGTCCGTGGCCAGGCGAGCGACGGCGGCACCACCGACCGCGTGGTCGCCGCGCTGCTCACCGAGCTGGACGGCGTCGAGTCGCTGCGCAACGTCGTGGTCATCGGCGCCACCAACCGCCCCGACCTGATCGACCCCGCGCTGCTGCGCCCCGGCCGCCTGGAGCGCGTCGTCTACGTCCCGCCGCCGGACGCCGAGGCCCGCACCGCGATCCTGCGCGCCGCCGCCAAGCCGGTCCCGCTCGCCGACGACGTCGACCTGGCCGCACTCGGCACCGACCTGGAGAACTTCTCCGCCGCCGACTGCGCCGCCCTGATCCGCGAGGCCGCCTTGGCCGCCATGCGCGAATCCCTCGACGCCACCTCCGTCACCGCCACCCACGTGGCCACCGCCCGCACCCGCGTCCGCCCTTCCCTCGACCCCGCCCAGGTCGCCCACCTCGCCGCCTACGCCGACTCCCGCTCCCGCTGA
- a CDS encoding ROK family protein, with the protein MSSPVVVAMDIGGTGMKCGVVAVDGPVLHTERHDTLASRGPDAVAASICDIAEELAAKARGAGQTPVAAGVAIPGVVDEVRGIAVFAANLGFRDVPLRDLVSSRLGIPAALGHDMRAAGLAEARLGAGHGSDDVIFVGIGTGIAAAHVRGGHTNSGAHGAAGELGHIVVRPGGPACACGQRGCLETIASAASVARRYLALTGSRISAAEVVTRAVAGEDAAGEIWRETVAALADGLLTAQALLDTEVFVIGGGLGEAGEALLGPLRERLAARVTFHRLPRLVKASLGDTAGLRGAALLGLEALTSH; encoded by the coding sequence GTGAGCAGCCCGGTCGTCGTCGCCATGGACATCGGCGGCACGGGGATGAAGTGCGGTGTCGTCGCGGTCGACGGCCCGGTGCTGCACACCGAGCGGCACGACACGCTCGCGTCCCGCGGGCCGGACGCGGTCGCGGCCTCGATCTGCGACATCGCGGAGGAACTGGCCGCGAAGGCCCGCGGGGCCGGGCAGACGCCGGTCGCGGCCGGGGTGGCGATACCCGGCGTGGTCGACGAGGTCCGCGGCATCGCGGTCTTCGCGGCGAACCTGGGCTTCCGGGACGTACCCCTGCGGGATCTGGTCTCCTCCCGGCTGGGCATCCCGGCCGCGCTCGGCCACGACATGCGCGCGGCCGGCCTGGCCGAGGCACGGCTCGGTGCCGGTCACGGCTCGGACGACGTGATTTTCGTGGGCATCGGCACCGGCATCGCGGCCGCGCACGTGCGCGGCGGTCACACCAACAGCGGCGCGCACGGCGCGGCCGGCGAGCTGGGCCACATCGTGGTCCGGCCCGGCGGTCCCGCCTGCGCCTGCGGCCAGCGCGGCTGCCTGGAGACGATCGCCAGCGCCGCGTCCGTGGCCCGGCGCTATCTCGCGCTCACCGGTTCGCGGATCAGCGCGGCCGAGGTGGTCACGCGCGCGGTCGCGGGCGAGGACGCCGCCGGCGAGATCTGGCGGGAGACCGTGGCCGCGCTCGCGGACGGGCTGCTCACCGCGCAGGCACTGCTCGACACGGAGGTCTTCGTGATCGGCGGTGGGCTGGGCGAGGCGGGCGAGGCGCTGCTCGGCCCGCTCCGTGAGAGGCTGGCCGCGCGTGTCACGTTCCACCGGCTACCCCGGCTGGTGAAGGCCAGCCTCGGCGACACCGCCGGGCTGCGCGGCGCGGCCCTGCTCGGCCTCGAAGCGCTGACCTCCCACTAG
- a CDS encoding IS30 family transposase produces the protein MAKPGVPYVVRVRFWEGIRAGLSTEEASTAAGVSRWTGMRWFQDAGGVINNGAGAGSGRYLSFEEREEIMLRRDRGESRRSIAVALGREPSTIGRELARNSTVRVGYRAGRADEKARDRRRRPKPVKLADCPRLRRVVQGKLKLKWSPRQIALWLPRRFPDDESMRVSHETIYQSLFVQSRGGLRKELTACLRTGRALRKPRVRSRQQEKRGRIPAMINIRERPAEAADRAVPGHWEGDLIIGEDGGSAIGTLVERSTRYCMLVHLPDGRDAEAVRDALIATITTLPAHLTKSLTWDQGVEMTRHADFTIATGIDVYFCDPHSPWQRGSNENTNGLLRQYFPKGTDLSVHTRQHLDDVAAELNGRPRETLNMRTPAEALNQLLSAPLAA, from the coding sequence ATGGCGAAGCCGGGTGTTCCTTATGTGGTTCGGGTGCGGTTTTGGGAGGGGATTCGGGCTGGTTTGTCTACCGAGGAGGCGTCGACGGCTGCGGGAGTCTCGCGGTGGACGGGTATGCGCTGGTTCCAGGATGCTGGCGGGGTGATCAACAACGGGGCTGGGGCCGGGTCAGGCCGGTATCTGTCGTTCGAGGAACGCGAGGAGATCATGCTGCGGCGTGATCGGGGTGAGTCGCGGCGGTCGATCGCGGTGGCGCTGGGGCGGGAGCCGTCGACGATCGGGCGGGAACTGGCCCGGAATTCGACCGTGCGGGTGGGTTATCGGGCCGGCCGTGCGGACGAGAAGGCGCGTGATCGCCGCCGCCGGCCGAAGCCCGTGAAGCTCGCGGACTGCCCGCGGTTGCGGCGGGTGGTGCAGGGGAAGCTGAAGCTGAAGTGGTCACCGCGGCAGATCGCGTTGTGGCTGCCCCGGCGTTTCCCGGACGATGAATCGATGAGGGTGTCTCACGAGACGATCTACCAGTCGCTGTTCGTCCAGTCCCGGGGTGGGCTGCGCAAGGAGCTGACCGCGTGCCTGCGGACCGGCAGGGCTCTGCGCAAGCCCAGGGTCAGGTCACGACAGCAGGAGAAACGCGGCCGGATCCCCGCAATGATCAACATCCGTGAGCGGCCCGCTGAGGCCGCCGACCGGGCCGTGCCCGGCCACTGGGAAGGCGACCTGATCATCGGTGAGGACGGCGGCTCCGCGATCGGGACTCTGGTCGAACGCTCCACCCGCTACTGCATGCTCGTCCACCTGCCCGACGGCCGGGACGCCGAGGCCGTCCGCGACGCCCTCATCGCCACCATCACGACACTGCCCGCTCACCTGACCAAGTCACTGACCTGGGATCAAGGCGTCGAGATGACCCGCCACGCCGACTTCACCATCGCCACCGGCATCGATGTCTACTTCTGCGACCCGCACTCGCCCTGGCAGCGCGGCAGCAACGAGAACACCAACGGCCTGCTCCGCCAATACTTCCCCAAGGGCACCGACCTGTCCGTCCACACCAGACAGCACCTCGACGACGTCGCCGCCGAACTCAATGGCCGCCCCCGCGAAACCCTCAACATGCGCACACCCGCCGAAGCCCTCAATCAGCTACTATCGGCACCTCTAGCTGCATAA
- the nagA gene encoding N-acetylglucosamine-6-phosphate deacetylase, with protein MTMQIAGRIVTPDGIVEDGHVTVDGPLITSVGDGAADGAERAAWVLPGFVDIHNHGGGGHTFTTGDPDSARAAAAFHLRHGTTTVIASLVSSPFALMRDATAAFLPLVREGVLGGVHYEGPYLSGARCGAQNPDFLRDPDTDELAALIALGDGAVRMVTIAPELPGAVEAIKLLASHGVTAAVGHTDAAYDVTRAAVEAGATVATHLFNGMRPVHHREPGPVPALLDSPGVICEVVADGVHLHDGTLSFVAGAARGGYALITDAMAAAGMPDGGYELGGLSVVVADRVARLTANGSIAGSTLTMDAALRQAVGAGIPVADASRAASWTPARAVGLSGTLGAITPGLRADLVLLSEDLQLTGVVRAGVFQ; from the coding sequence GTGACCATGCAGATCGCCGGCCGAATCGTCACGCCCGACGGGATCGTCGAGGACGGGCACGTCACGGTCGACGGGCCGCTGATCACGTCGGTCGGAGACGGTGCCGCCGACGGTGCCGAGCGAGCCGCGTGGGTGCTGCCCGGGTTCGTGGACATCCACAACCACGGCGGCGGCGGGCACACGTTCACCACCGGCGACCCCGACTCCGCGCGTGCCGCGGCCGCGTTCCACCTGCGGCACGGCACCACCACCGTGATCGCGAGCCTGGTCAGTTCGCCGTTCGCGCTGATGCGGGACGCGACCGCCGCGTTCCTGCCGCTGGTCCGCGAGGGCGTGCTCGGCGGTGTGCACTACGAGGGGCCGTACCTGTCCGGTGCGCGGTGCGGTGCGCAGAACCCGGACTTCCTGCGCGACCCGGACACCGATGAGCTGGCCGCGCTGATCGCGCTCGGCGACGGCGCGGTCCGGATGGTGACGATCGCGCCCGAGCTGCCCGGCGCGGTCGAGGCGATCAAGCTGCTCGCCTCGCACGGCGTCACGGCCGCGGTCGGGCACACGGACGCGGCGTACGACGTCACCCGCGCCGCGGTGGAGGCCGGCGCCACGGTCGCCACCCACCTGTTCAACGGCATGCGGCCGGTGCACCACCGTGAGCCCGGCCCGGTGCCGGCGCTGCTGGACTCGCCGGGCGTGATCTGCGAGGTGGTGGCGGACGGTGTGCACCTGCACGACGGCACGCTGTCGTTCGTGGCCGGTGCGGCCCGCGGCGGATACGCGCTGATCACCGACGCGATGGCCGCGGCCGGGATGCCGGACGGCGGCTACGAATTGGGCGGCCTCTCCGTGGTGGTGGCGGACCGGGTGGCCCGGCTGACCGCGAACGGGTCGATCGCCGGCAGCACGCTGACCATGGACGCCGCGCTCCGGCAGGCGGTCGGCGCCGGAATTCCCGTCGCGGACGCTTCCCGGGCCGCATCGTGGACACCGGCCCGCGCGGTCGGCCTCTCCGGCACGCTCGGCGCGATCACGCCGGGCCTGCGCGCGGACCTCGTGCTGCTCTCCGAGGATCTGCAGCTCACTGGCGTTGTTCGCGCCGGAGTCTTCCAGTAA